In a genomic window of Drosophila takahashii strain IR98-3 E-12201 chromosome 3L, DtakHiC1v2, whole genome shotgun sequence:
- the Rpn10 gene encoding 26S proteasome non-ATPase regulatory subunit 4 codes for MVLESTMICFDNSDYQRNGDYFPTRLNVQKDGINLVCLTKLRSNPENNVGLMTLSNTVEVLATLTSDVGRIFSKMHLIQPKGEINLLTGIRIAHLVLKHRQGKNHKMRIVVFVGSPINHEEGDLVKQAKRLKKEKVNVDIVSFGDHGNNNETLTAFINALNGKDGTGSHLVSVPRGSALSDALLSSPIILGEDGLGGAGLGGNVFEFGVDPNEDPELALALRVSMEEQRQRQESEQRRANPDGAAPTGGDAGGGGGGSGSGPGNVESVGADNEANTEEAMLQRALALSTETPEDNLPDFANMTEEEQIAFAMQMSMQDAPDDTVTQQAKRPKTDEANAPMEVDEDYSEVIGDPAFLQSVLENLPGVDPQSEAVRDAVGSLNKDKDKKGDGKDSQKK; via the exons ATGGTTCTGGAGAGTACTATGATATg CTTTGATAACAGCGACTATCAGCGCAACGGAGACTACTTTCCAACCCGTCTGAACGTACAGAAGGATGGCATCAACCTGGTCTGCCTCACTAAGCTGCGATCGAATCCCGAGAACAATGTTGGCCTAATGACTCTATCCAA CACCGTGGAAGTCCTGGCCACCCTCACCAGCGATGTGGGCCGGATCTTTTCGAAAATGCATCTGATCCAGCCGAAGGGAGAGATAAATCTCCTGACTGGAATCCGAATTGCGCACCTGGTGCTGAAGCATCGCCAGGGAAAAAACCACAAGATGCGCATCGTCGTCTTTGTGGGATCGCCCATCAATCACGAGGAGGGTGACTTGGTGAAGCAGGCCAAGCGCCTCAAAAAGGAGAAGGTCAATGTGGACATCGTTAGTTTCGGCGAtcacggcaacaacaacgagaCGCTCACCGCGTTCATCAATGCCCTGAACGGCAAGGATGGCACTGGATCCCACCTCGTTAGTGTGCCTCGCGGATCCGCCTTGTCGGATGCACTGCTCTCGTCACCCATTATCCTGGGCGAAGACGGCTTGGGCGGTGCTGGCCTGGGCGGAAATGTGTTCGAATTCGGGGTAGATCCCAACGAGGACCCCGAACTGGCTCTCGCCTTGCGTGTGTCCATGGAGGAGCAGCGCCAGCGCCAGGAGAGCGAGCAACGTCGCGCCAACCCCGATGGAGCTGCACCGACTGGCGGAGATGCAGGCGGCGGGGGCGGTGGCTCGGGTTCTGGACCTGGCAACGTGGAGAGTGTCGGAGCAGACAACGAGGCCAACACCGAGGAGGCCATGCTGCAGCGCGCCTTGGCCCTGTCCACCGAAACACCCGAGGACAACTTGCCGGACTTCGCCAACATGACTGAGGAGGAACAGATCGCCTTTGCCATGCAGATGTCCATGCAGGATGCACCCGACGACACCGTCACCCAGCAAGCGAAGCGCCCCAAGACGGACGAGGCCAATGCCCCCATGGAGGTGGACGAGGACTACTCGGAGGTGATCGGCGACCCGGCCTTCTTGCAGAGCGTGTTGGAGAACCTTCCTGGGGTTGATCCCCAGTCGGAGGCAGTGCGCGACGCTGTGGGTTCGCTAAACAAGGACAAGGACAAAAAGGGCGACGGCAAGGACTCGCAGAAAAAGTAA
- the ppk5 gene encoding pickpocket protein 28 isoform X6: MELILNRRQGLCCIFNFLHPYYLYKFKSPYIRDYTSSDRFADIAVDWDPISGYPQRLPSSYYPRPGVGVGTAMGLQIILNGHVKDYFCSSTNGQGFKVLLYNPIDQPRMKESGLPVMIGHQTSFRIIARSFEALPTIRNIHRTKRQCIFSDEQELLFYRYYTRRNCEAECDSSFFLRACNCIPYYLPLVNPNASICDVNHFECLNGAESQNFDVKTSQCKEHCLTSCHDLIFFPDAFTTPLSQKKVKAQSNYFKNLSSDYIRKNLAVVNFFHTDNYFRSSVRTSYTGPTEYMALTGGIMSLMIGFSVIFIAEIIYIIIYILTLLLLLLF, translated from the exons ATGGAACTCATTCTCAATCGACGACAAGGTTTGTGctgcatatttaattttttgcatcCCTATTATCTTTACAAATTCAA gtCCCCCTATATTCGGGACTACACTTCGTCGGATAGGTTCGCAGATATTGCCGTAGACTGGGATCCAATTTCTGGCTATCCACAGAGATTGCCGTCAAGTTATTATCCCCGTCCGGGAGTTGGAGTTGGTACTGCCATGGGTCTGCAAATTATTCTCAACGGTCATGTTAAGGATTACTTTTGCTCTTCTACAAATGGTCAGGGGTTTAAA GTTCTCCTGTATAATCCGATTGACCAGCCGCGCATGAAGGAGTCGGGATTACCTGTGATGATTGGGCACCAAACCAGTTTTCGCATTATAGCTAGGAGCTTCGAAGCGCTACCTACTATAAGGAATATTCACAGAACAAAGCGTCAATGTATTTTTAGCGACGAACAAGAACTACTCTTTTACCGCTATTATACGCGCCGAAACTGTGAAGCAGAGTGCGACTCCTCGTTCTTTCTGAGAGCCTGTAATTGTATTCCTTATTACTTGCCTCTAGTTAATCCAAACGCTTCAATTTGCGATGTGAATCACTTTGAATGTCTGAATGGCGCGGAGTCACAGAATTTCGACGTAAAGACCTCGCAGTGCAAGGAGCATTGCCTAACCAGCTGCCacgatttaattttctttcccGATGCTTTTACGACACCATTGAGCCAAAAGAAGGTTAAAGCCCAGAGCAATTATTTCAAGAACTTGTCAAGTGATTACATACGAAAAAACTTGGCCGTAGTAAACTTCTTTCACACCGACAACTATTTCAGAAGCAGCGTAAGAACATCGTACACCGGACCAACTGAATATATGG CCTTAACTGGTGGCATAATGAGCTTAATGATTGGATTTAGTGTAATTTTCATTGCCGAGataatatacataataatctATATTTTAACCCTGTTGCTTCTCTTACTGTTTTGA
- the ppk5 gene encoding pickpocket protein 28 isoform X3, protein MECVSNSVSPMPCLSQDVWFYRFARNMELILNRRQGLCCIFNFLHPYYLYKFKSPYIRDYTSSDRFADIAVDWDPISGYPQRLPSSYYPRPGVGVGTAMGLQIILNGHVKDYFCSSTNGQGFKVLLYNPIDQPRMKESGLPVMIGHQTSFRIIARSFEALPTIRNIHRTKRQCIFSDEQELLFYRYYTRRNCEAECDSSFFLRACNCIPYYLPLVNPNASICDVNHFECLNGAESQNFDVKTSQCKEHCLTSCHDLIFFPDAFTTPLSQKKVKAQSNYFKNLSSDYIRKNLAVVNFFHTDNYFRSSVRTSYTGPTEYMALTGGIMSLMIGFSVIFIAEIIYIIIYILTLLLLLLF, encoded by the exons ATGGAATGCGTTTCCAATTCCGTCAGTCCCATGCCGTGTCTTTC ACAGGATGTGTGGTTCTACCGGTTCGCTCGTAACATGGAACTCATTCTCAATCGACGACAAGGTTTGTGctgcatatttaattttttgcatcCCTATTATCTTTACAAATTCAA gtCCCCCTATATTCGGGACTACACTTCGTCGGATAGGTTCGCAGATATTGCCGTAGACTGGGATCCAATTTCTGGCTATCCACAGAGATTGCCGTCAAGTTATTATCCCCGTCCGGGAGTTGGAGTTGGTACTGCCATGGGTCTGCAAATTATTCTCAACGGTCATGTTAAGGATTACTTTTGCTCTTCTACAAATGGTCAGGGGTTTAAA GTTCTCCTGTATAATCCGATTGACCAGCCGCGCATGAAGGAGTCGGGATTACCTGTGATGATTGGGCACCAAACCAGTTTTCGCATTATAGCTAGGAGCTTCGAAGCGCTACCTACTATAAGGAATATTCACAGAACAAAGCGTCAATGTATTTTTAGCGACGAACAAGAACTACTCTTTTACCGCTATTATACGCGCCGAAACTGTGAAGCAGAGTGCGACTCCTCGTTCTTTCTGAGAGCCTGTAATTGTATTCCTTATTACTTGCCTCTAGTTAATCCAAACGCTTCAATTTGCGATGTGAATCACTTTGAATGTCTGAATGGCGCGGAGTCACAGAATTTCGACGTAAAGACCTCGCAGTGCAAGGAGCATTGCCTAACCAGCTGCCacgatttaattttctttcccGATGCTTTTACGACACCATTGAGCCAAAAGAAGGTTAAAGCCCAGAGCAATTATTTCAAGAACTTGTCAAGTGATTACATACGAAAAAACTTGGCCGTAGTAAACTTCTTTCACACCGACAACTATTTCAGAAGCAGCGTAAGAACATCGTACACCGGACCAACTGAATATATGG CCTTAACTGGTGGCATAATGAGCTTAATGATTGGATTTAGTGTAATTTTCATTGCCGAGataatatacataataatctATATTTTAACCCTGTTGCTTCTCTTACTGTTTTGA
- the ppk5 gene encoding pickpocket protein 28 isoform X4, with protein sequence MRFQFRQSHAVSFDVWFYRFARNMELILNRRQGLCCIFNFLHPYYLYKFKSPYIRDYTSSDRFADIAVDWDPISGYPQRLPSSYYPRPGVGVGTAMGLQIILNGHVKDYFCSSTNGQGFKVLLYNPIDQPRMKESGLPVMIGHQTSFRIIARSFEALPTIRNIHRTKRQCIFSDEQELLFYRYYTRRNCEAECDSSFFLRACNCIPYYLPLVNPNASICDVNHFECLNGAESQNFDVKTSQCKEHCLTSCHDLIFFPDAFTTPLSQKKVKAQSNYFKNLSSDYIRKNLAVVNFFHTDNYFRSSVRTSYTGPTEYMALTGGIMSLMIGFSVIFIAEIIYIIIYILTLLLLLLF encoded by the exons ATGCGTTTCCAATTCCGTCAGTCCCATGCCGTGTCTTTC GATGTGTGGTTCTACCGGTTCGCTCGTAACATGGAACTCATTCTCAATCGACGACAAGGTTTGTGctgcatatttaattttttgcatcCCTATTATCTTTACAAATTCAA gtCCCCCTATATTCGGGACTACACTTCGTCGGATAGGTTCGCAGATATTGCCGTAGACTGGGATCCAATTTCTGGCTATCCACAGAGATTGCCGTCAAGTTATTATCCCCGTCCGGGAGTTGGAGTTGGTACTGCCATGGGTCTGCAAATTATTCTCAACGGTCATGTTAAGGATTACTTTTGCTCTTCTACAAATGGTCAGGGGTTTAAA GTTCTCCTGTATAATCCGATTGACCAGCCGCGCATGAAGGAGTCGGGATTACCTGTGATGATTGGGCACCAAACCAGTTTTCGCATTATAGCTAGGAGCTTCGAAGCGCTACCTACTATAAGGAATATTCACAGAACAAAGCGTCAATGTATTTTTAGCGACGAACAAGAACTACTCTTTTACCGCTATTATACGCGCCGAAACTGTGAAGCAGAGTGCGACTCCTCGTTCTTTCTGAGAGCCTGTAATTGTATTCCTTATTACTTGCCTCTAGTTAATCCAAACGCTTCAATTTGCGATGTGAATCACTTTGAATGTCTGAATGGCGCGGAGTCACAGAATTTCGACGTAAAGACCTCGCAGTGCAAGGAGCATTGCCTAACCAGCTGCCacgatttaattttctttcccGATGCTTTTACGACACCATTGAGCCAAAAGAAGGTTAAAGCCCAGAGCAATTATTTCAAGAACTTGTCAAGTGATTACATACGAAAAAACTTGGCCGTAGTAAACTTCTTTCACACCGACAACTATTTCAGAAGCAGCGTAAGAACATCGTACACCGGACCAACTGAATATATGG CCTTAACTGGTGGCATAATGAGCTTAATGATTGGATTTAGTGTAATTTTCATTGCCGAGataatatacataataatctATATTTTAACCCTGTTGCTTCTCTTACTGTTTTGA
- the ppk5 gene encoding pickpocket protein 28 isoform X5 gives MECVSNSDVWFYRFARNMELILNRRQGLCCIFNFLHPYYLYKFKSPYIRDYTSSDRFADIAVDWDPISGYPQRLPSSYYPRPGVGVGTAMGLQIILNGHVKDYFCSSTNGQGFKVLLYNPIDQPRMKESGLPVMIGHQTSFRIIARSFEALPTIRNIHRTKRQCIFSDEQELLFYRYYTRRNCEAECDSSFFLRACNCIPYYLPLVNPNASICDVNHFECLNGAESQNFDVKTSQCKEHCLTSCHDLIFFPDAFTTPLSQKKVKAQSNYFKNLSSDYIRKNLAVVNFFHTDNYFRSSVRTSYTGPTEYMALTGGIMSLMIGFSVIFIAEIIYIIIYILTLLLLLLF, from the exons ATGGAATGCGTTTCCAATTCC GATGTGTGGTTCTACCGGTTCGCTCGTAACATGGAACTCATTCTCAATCGACGACAAGGTTTGTGctgcatatttaattttttgcatcCCTATTATCTTTACAAATTCAA gtCCCCCTATATTCGGGACTACACTTCGTCGGATAGGTTCGCAGATATTGCCGTAGACTGGGATCCAATTTCTGGCTATCCACAGAGATTGCCGTCAAGTTATTATCCCCGTCCGGGAGTTGGAGTTGGTACTGCCATGGGTCTGCAAATTATTCTCAACGGTCATGTTAAGGATTACTTTTGCTCTTCTACAAATGGTCAGGGGTTTAAA GTTCTCCTGTATAATCCGATTGACCAGCCGCGCATGAAGGAGTCGGGATTACCTGTGATGATTGGGCACCAAACCAGTTTTCGCATTATAGCTAGGAGCTTCGAAGCGCTACCTACTATAAGGAATATTCACAGAACAAAGCGTCAATGTATTTTTAGCGACGAACAAGAACTACTCTTTTACCGCTATTATACGCGCCGAAACTGTGAAGCAGAGTGCGACTCCTCGTTCTTTCTGAGAGCCTGTAATTGTATTCCTTATTACTTGCCTCTAGTTAATCCAAACGCTTCAATTTGCGATGTGAATCACTTTGAATGTCTGAATGGCGCGGAGTCACAGAATTTCGACGTAAAGACCTCGCAGTGCAAGGAGCATTGCCTAACCAGCTGCCacgatttaattttctttcccGATGCTTTTACGACACCATTGAGCCAAAAGAAGGTTAAAGCCCAGAGCAATTATTTCAAGAACTTGTCAAGTGATTACATACGAAAAAACTTGGCCGTAGTAAACTTCTTTCACACCGACAACTATTTCAGAAGCAGCGTAAGAACATCGTACACCGGACCAACTGAATATATGG CCTTAACTGGTGGCATAATGAGCTTAATGATTGGATTTAGTGTAATTTTCATTGCCGAGataatatacataataatctATATTTTAACCCTGTTGCTTCTCTTACTGTTTTGA